The DNA sequence TTCAATCTAATTCCTTCAAAAACAGTCGTTCCTTCGGCAATCCAGCTTGGGTAGTATTCTTTTTTAGTTTTGGCTCTTGGCAGGTAATACGATTCGTTCTGATTGTTCTCACAGAATAAATGTTCACGATCTGAAAAAGGATCATTCGGACCACTTACAACTACAGGTTTGCCTGCTGCCGGTCTATGGTAAGTAATTTTAAAATTCTTGATGGTAGTTTCCTTAGCATGACTGCTTCCTGCAATTTCAAACCATTCGTCCTCGTCCGGTTTTCCATTTTTGTTTTTATCATAAGCGATATAAATAAGTCCGGGTGCTGGTGGATTTCCTTTATCGGTTAAAACACCTCCGTAAACTCTAAAATCTTTTTGTCCCGGAACATTTACAACTGTATGGTCAAATCCAACTGTAATCGATCCTCCAAATCCACCTAAATCAATCGGATAACCAACACTGGTTTCGTTTATCCTTCCCAAGGCAATTTTCATTACGTCAGCTTTAGTGAATCCGGTCGTATACAAATCATTGGCAAACATGCCCGGTGCAGGATTAAAATCATAAATAGCAGTTATATAAGGATTGTAATTTTTAACTTCATTGGTTACGTTTACAATCGTTTTTTTACTTGCTTTTTTATCTGCTTCTTTTACGTTTAGAGTAAATTCATATGCCCCAGCGTATATGGCAATAAATCTTAAGTCTTTTGTATTTCCAACGATAGAATCTGTCTTTTGATTGACTGGATTTTTTGTCATTACCCATTCATAAGTCGGAGCACTGCCTTTAGCGGAAGCTGTAATATCTAAAACATTAAACGCGGCTACTTCATACTTATCCTGAAGTGTAATTGCTATTGGGTTTGCAACCTCTGCTTCAGCTTTGTCATTATCGTTACTGCATCCTATGCACAAGAAGGCAAAGGCAAGCAACAATAAATGGCTAACATTTTTTTTCATAATTTCTGATATAATAATTTTGGTTTATATTCTTTGTTTAAGGTCTGGTTGCGATATTTTCACCCAAAAGATGCAAATCTGTGGCACCCATTATTTCTGTCGAAGTTTCGCCTAACCATCCGGCTTGTTGGTTAAGACCGTTGTATACTTTCACAAAATCTATCCCTGGAAGATGAAGTTTCTTTCCGTCTTTATCGATTGCCCAGTCAATATCAATTCCGGAATCATTGTCGTTGTTTGGAGCATTATCTGCGTAGCCGTATAAAAAGGCATATTGCACGAAGTAACTTCCTTTACCACTTTCATCAACGGCATTATCCGGTAATCTGGTGCCTTTAAAAGTGATCGACTCCTGATTTCTAAGCCATTTTGGCCAGTAATCTAAAGAATGATTATAAGCATTATTTTGCACTAGATACCCGTTTTTTCCCTGATTGTCTTTCCAGTAGATGTATTCCATATCTACAAATCCTACACTTCCTGTTGTACCACCCGGAACTGGTATTTTGTTTGGATCAGGTCTGAAATACGTGATTTCGTAATTGTGAATCGCTTTCTCCAATTTATGACCTGCTCCTTCTATTTCGTACCATTCGTCGTCAGGAAGACCATTTTTGTTTTTATCATAAGAAACCATTATTACGCCAGCTTCACTGCTTCCTCCGCGCATAGTAGCGTCTGGTTTTGGATTCGCTTCTGCCCAAAATGCATTTCCTAATACTCTAAAATCACGTTTGCCTTTTATGTTCACAATAGTATGGTCAAAGCCGAAAACAATGTAACCTCCAAAGGCACCCAGCGAAAGCAAGTCTCCATTTTTCTTAGCCAGATAACTATTGGCTCTGCTCAGGATCTTTTCAAAAGGTTCTCCGTCATTGGCGGCTGGTAAATCATTTATGAATTGTCCCGGAGCGGGTTTGAAATCAAATACTTTGGCGATGTACGTTTTAAGTTCTTTGGTTTCTTTACTTACATTTACTTTCGCTTTTTGGGTCTGTACATTCCCTTTATCGTTTATAGTTACTGTTAATTCGTAAGTACCCGTTTCTGTTGCTGCAAATAAGGCTTCTTTTGCAGTTGCGTTAGCTAAAGAATAATTTTCTGATGGTGCTGTGGTTACGCTCCAACTATAGGTGGCTTCTGTGCTTACGATCCCTTTAGAAGTTACCGTTACTATTGCAGCCCTTTGTACGCTATACCCGGAATCATCTTGTCCTGTATTCCCGTTCTCTTTACTTTCGTCACCACCGGAACAATTTACAAGCAACAATACTGCCGGCAAAAGCAACACCAATCGGAACTGTTTTAAAGCTATTTTTAACATAATTTGGTTGTTTTAGTTTTTTAATATAAAAGCAATATGCGCGGGAATATTTCCTGCTGTTGTTTTCCATTTTAATTTGCCTTCAGGCGTGAAACAATAGATGTAGCCTGTCACCACATAATTCTGAGCGTCTGAAATGTATATTTCTTTGGTTTCCGGATTTACCTGAAGCCCATACGGAATCATAATCTGTTTCTCTGTTCCGTCTGTGATGATCTGATTGCTGATGATCTTTTTAGTTCTCGTGTCTAATATGCCATAAC is a window from the Flavobacterium cupriresistens genome containing:
- a CDS encoding cell surface protein; the protein is MLKIALKQFRLVLLLPAVLLLVNCSGGDESKENGNTGQDDSGYSVQRAAIVTVTSKGIVSTEATYSWSVTTAPSENYSLANATAKEALFAATETGTYELTVTINDKGNVQTQKAKVNVSKETKELKTYIAKVFDFKPAPGQFINDLPAANDGEPFEKILSRANSYLAKKNGDLLSLGAFGGYIVFGFDHTIVNIKGKRDFRVLGNAFWAEANPKPDATMRGGSSEAGVIMVSYDKNKNGLPDDEWYEIEGAGHKLEKAIHNYEITYFRPDPNKIPVPGGTTGSVGFVDMEYIYWKDNQGKNGYLVQNNAYNHSLDYWPKWLRNQESITFKGTRLPDNAVDESGKGSYFVQYAFLYGYADNAPNNDNDSGIDIDWAIDKDGKKLHLPGIDFVKVYNGLNQQAGWLGETSTEIMGATDLHLLGENIATRP